The sequence GCAGAAGGATGTTCGACTTATCGATTTCAACGTCCGAGGGCTCGCTGCCGAGCATCAGCCGCTTGTAGTGCGTGTGCACCGCGACGGCGAGGACTTTCTTCGCTTCCTCTTGCCCAATGACGTACTCGTCGAGCTGCGTGACGATTTCGCGCGGCGTGGGCACCTTGTTGAACAGTTGCTTGCTGCTGCCGCGACGGCGCCGCTCCTGTTCGAGAATTGACTGACAGAGCTCGATGCACTCGCCGCAGATGTAGACGTCGCCGGGGCCTTCGACCAAGGGCCCTACGTCTCGATAGCTTTTGCGACAGAACGAACAAAAGGCGTTTTTCTTGGTCGTGCCGCCACCTCGGCGGGTGCCGCCCAGATCCCGACTACCAGCCATACCAACTCCTTTTCGAATCAGACTTCGCGGTGGCGCGTCGTGGATACCGCGAAGAATGAAGGGACTCCAGTTGTCGCTCGAGAGGCTTGGCCTGACCGTCCTAGTCTGGGAATTGCGTCGAGCCGCATTTGCTTACGAGATCACGTGGTCGCGTGTTCAGCCAACCTGCCCTCTCCGATCCTGGCAGATTGTCTCACAAGAGTGGTGCTATCGGCAAAGAGATTACCGGCGGTCGATTTCGTTACAATCTAGCGCCAGCGGCCTTAACCCTCTTTGCCGCTATCCTTTAACTCGTCTTGCAGACGGGCTGACAGCGTTGCTTTTATTGTTCGGTATTCGACGTCCGTTAGCTCACCCTGGCTGTGCAATTCTCGGAAATTCGTGAGCATCTCGTTGGTGGTCATGCCGTCTTCGCGGAAGCTGCTTTTCACTCTGCCAACGACGTAAATTCCGATGGACGCCAGAATGGCGACTGCGGCAACTCCCAGGGTCACCTGCGCCGTCGGCGATCGCAGAAAATCCCACATAGATTAGCGTCACGGGCGTACGAAGGATGCGTGCCCCGCCCTCCCCTTTTGCCTCACTCAACTATTATGCATATGCGGCCCGCTACCGTCTAGCATTGCGCGCACTTCCGGCCATGATAGCGAAGTTAAGATCGGCCGTGGCCCGCCCGTAGCACAGTTGCGACCGAACCGCCGCACCATTTCGCTTTTACGCTAATCAATCGAGGAATTTGATGGATAAGGAAAGCAGCCTGCAACGGATTTTGCGCACCGGCATCGTCGCCATCCTGCGCGCCGACGACGGCAGCCGATTGGCCGACGCGGCCGAGGCTTTGGCCGAGGGGGGTGTCGACATTGTCGAGGTCACGTTCACGGTTCCACGGGCCGAGAAGGTTCTGGCCGAGGTCGCCGAGCGCTTGGGAGACCGCGTGCTGTTGGGCGCCGGGACGATCCTCGATACCGAGACGGCGCGCGTGGCCCTGATGTCCGGGGCACGGTTCCTCGTTTCGCCGGTCGTGCGTCCGTCGGTGATCGAGCTGGCCCGGCGCTACGCGGTCCCCGTTTTTCCCGGAGCCTTTACGCCTACCGAAGTTCTCACAGCCTGGGAGGCGGGCGCCGACGTCGTGAAGGTCTTCCCGTCCGATGCGGTGGGGCCTGGCTATTTGAAGGTGCTGCGCGGACCGCTTCCGCAAGTGCGGCTAATGCCCACCGGCGGCGTGAATCTGCAGACCATCGGCGATTTCCTTCGCGCGGGTGCCTGCGCCGTGGGGGTGGGCAGCTCCCTGGTCGAGCCCCAGGCGCTGGCGGCTGGAGACTTTGCCCGCATGCAATCGCTGGCGCGGCAATACATCAAAGCCGTCGCGGAAACGCGCGAGCAGCTAGCGAAGAAGTGACCGGCCGCCGGCCGCGACTTATTGTCCTGGCACCGACCATATTGGCTTGCCACAAACATTCAGATTCGCCGTGACGGTCCCCTCGTTTGCCCGGCGGAGGACACTGGCAACTGCCAGCCTCCCACCCCTGACCATTCAGTTTACGCAGTTCCGCGCGGCGGTGCTCTCTACTCAAGCCGCACGATCGGCAAAGCCGATATCTGATTGCGTGACGGTGCGCCCTTGCGCTTCGGCGGCGCTCGGAATGCGCCGCGCGCAAACGACGCCAATCGCTTCCACCGAGAGACAATCTGTCACGTCAAAGATGCGGCTTAGCTTGAGCGTCCTCGCGATTCTGTTTGCTGCTCCCGTCGTGGGCTGGGCTGAGAATGCGCTTGTGCCCGAGGCACCAAAGCCCATCTACACGCGGCAGAATTCGTTTGGCGTTCCCTTCGTCATGGATCCAGCCGAGCCGGGGGCACGTAAGGCGACGGAAGTGCAACTGCACGTCTCGGAAAATGGCGGCCCCTGGCGTTTGTATGCGAAAGCGGCTCCCACGAGCGGCAGCATTCTCTTCCGCGCGACGCGCGACGGAGACTATCGCTTCCTGGTGCGCACCAAGGATGACCATGGCGAGTTGCAGCCGGCCGGGCCGCCGCATCCCGAGCTGACAGTCGTCCTCGATACGGATCCGCCGGTGCTGGAATTGCTCGCCGAGCGCGGCCAGGGGGGCGAGATGCACGCCCGCTGGCGCGTGCGCGACGCCCATCTCAAGCCCGACAGCTTGCGCCTCGAGTACCAGGTCGGACCCGATGGTCCGTGGGTGCCCGTGGCGATCGACCTGCCGGTGGTCGGCGCGACGACGTCGGCGCGCGAGGCGACCTGGGTTCCCGAGGCCCGCAGCGTGCCGATCACGGTTCGCGCGGAAGTCAGCGACTTCTCCGGTAACTTCGCCAAGACGCAACGCACGGTGGCCGGGATTGTTGCCAAGCCGGATCCGGCGGCCGAGAAGGAAGACACTTTTGCGCACTGGCCGGGCGAGCGCACGCAAAGCACGCCCCTCGGCCCGCATGATCCCCCCGAGATGCCCGGCAATTTCCCTTCGCGGTATGGCGACGTTCGAAATCTCGCGGGCGTTAAACGATACGGCACTATCGCTGAGCAGATTGGTCCGGGCCTGCTCCCTCCTGCGGCCGAAGTACTGCCAGCGCCCCCAGCCGCGGAAGAAGTGGCCGGCGTGCCGGCCGCCGAACGGGCCCTACCGATTCCCAATCAGCCCGAAGAGGTCGGCCTGCCGCCTTCGGCCAATGAAGCACGCCAAAGCGCACCGCGCACGCGTCGCGATTTGGAACAAATCGATGGACCACGTCTGCCGGGACCAGCCGCGCTTCCCGCGTCGACAGAGGCTGGCGTTGCGAATCCCGGCACACCGCCCACAAACGGCGCGGCCACGTCGCCCGCGGATGAATCGCTGCCGCCCGGTGTGCAACCGCGCATGTTCAACACGCGGCGCATCGAGCTGGACTACGACGTCGAATCGATGAGCCCGGGCAGTGTTCCCACGATTGAAATTTGGGGCACGCGAGACAGTGGCCGCACGTGGGCGAAATATGGCAGCCACGACAACGAGCATGGGCCGGCCTCGGTCACCGTCGACGGCGACGGTCTGTACGGCTTTCGCATTCTTGTATCCAACACCGGCGCCACGACCGAGGATGCGCCACGATCCGGCGACACGCCCGACATCTGGATCAATGTCGACACGCAAAAGCCTGCGGGCCGCATCGTGTCAGCCGCGGCGGATGCGAGCGCACCGGGCACGCTCGTCATTCGCTGGGAAGCCGGCGATTCGTTCCTGGCCGCGCAGCCCATCTCACTCTATTGGAGCACGACGGCCACCGGCCCTTGGGCGCCGATCGGACTGGACCTGGCCAACAGTGGCACGCACGCCTGGCAGCCCAACGCGAACACACCTGGCCCGGTCTTTCTGCGGCTGGAAATCCGCGACCGGGCGGGCAACTTGCACGTGACAGACACTCCCTCGCCCGTACCGCTCTCACCCGCTCGTCCGAAAGTTCGCATTCGCGACGCGCGCCCGGCGGCAGCGCCCGCGGCTCAATCGCCTGCTGTCCCAGCGACAGCACCTGCGGCGCAGGCACAGCCGGTGTGGCAGGAATTCCGCCGCTAGCGTGCCGCGCTTGTTAAGTTCCACGCAAGCCAAGGGCCGCTACTTCAAGAGCTTTTCCATGGCCCGCAGCAACACGGGCTCGACGCTCGGCGCCACGCGCGAGGCGATACCCGTTTCGTAGCCTCCCTGCGAATAGGATATTTCGGTGCCGATGTAGCCGGGACCGTAATCGCCGTAGGCCGCCATGGCCACGATCGATTGCGGACGCATCCGCTGGGCGGCCAATTGGTACTCGATAAATAGCTCCGCCGGCATGTGCATCACGTAGGTGTCGCCCAGCCGCAGGCAGCCGATATCGACCGGGTCGCGGCGCTGCGAGCGCGCGAGCCAAGCCAGATCCATGCCCGCCCGCACACGCTGCTTGATGTCCGCCGCCGCATTGCTCAACTCTTGACGTAGCGAGTCTTCGTTCATGCGCGGGCTGACGGGCAGGGTCACCGGCTCAAAAGTCCAGGCTACGTCGGCGCCTTTGATCGGCCGCCGCTCGACCGCCTCCCACGCCTGGCGCATTCCGGCGGCGACCCGCTCGGCCAGTTGATCGCGGCTCTCACGCGTGCCGTCGTAATACTTGCCGACCGTGACGTTGCCCGAGGCCCCGTCGAAATGAATGTGCGCCACGCCGGGAAGCGCGCGCTCGCGCATCGCGCGGGCCAGCCCCACCGTGTCGCCGCTGACAGCTCCTTTGCCGTGATAGCTCTGCGGGTGTGTCGCGTAATACGTCACAAGGACGAGCGGCCGGTCGCCGTCCCAAAAGCTGATGAGCTGCATGTAAGGGTCAATCAAGCCCTCGGGCGCGT comes from Pirellulales bacterium and encodes:
- a CDS encoding neutral/alkaline non-lysosomal ceramidase N-terminal domain-containing protein; protein product: MRRVVPAVFVLCGLVAGAVVAAEGTLRIATFRVDATPPLGTPLCDAAVPPVAKIDDPLSARGVVLLTDEKPIVLCAVDWVGIGNDGHRAWRQALADAAGTDIHRVAVQTLHQHDAPGCDFLADEILAGVGLANKMFDADFARRTIAATADAIRDCIKHPQPVSHLGLGRAKVEKVAANRRILGPDGNVKHVRWSFTADREARDAPEGLIDPYMQLISFWDGDRPLVLVTYYATHPQSYHGKGAVSGDTVGLARAMRERALPGVAHIHFDGASGNVTVGKYYDGTRESRDQLAERVAAGMRQAWEAVERRPIKGADVAWTFEPVTLPVSPRMNEDSLRQELSNAAADIKQRVRAGMDLAWLARSQRRDPVDIGCLRLGDTYVMHMPAELFIEYQLAAQRMRPQSIVAMAAYGDYGPGYIGTEISYSQGGYETGIASRVAPSVEPVLLRAMEKLLK
- the eda gene encoding bifunctional 4-hydroxy-2-oxoglutarate aldolase/2-dehydro-3-deoxy-phosphogluconate aldolase; amino-acid sequence: MDKESSLQRILRTGIVAILRADDGSRLADAAEALAEGGVDIVEVTFTVPRAEKVLAEVAERLGDRVLLGAGTILDTETARVALMSGARFLVSPVVRPSVIELARRYAVPVFPGAFTPTEVLTAWEAGADVVKVFPSDAVGPGYLKVLRGPLPQVRLMPTGGVNLQTIGDFLRAGACAVGVGSSLVEPQALAAGDFARMQSLARQYIKAVAETREQLAKK